The Persephonella sp. genome segment TTTGCCTGTGTTAAATCTCCTAATTTGTAATATAAAACTGCGAGCTGGTATCTGTTTTCATCTGTGTCTGGCATTTGTTTTAGAACTTCAATGGCTTTTTTGAGGTCTTTCTGTTTTATGTATATCTTTACAAGAAGTGATTTTACATTAAGGGCATATTCTCCTTGGGGATATTTTTCCAAATACTGCTTGAGTGTATTAATTGCATCAGGATAATCATTTTTCAGGTAGTACAGATATCCCAGTTTATAAAGGGCATAATCGCTTTCTTTAATATCTTGTTCTATAATTTGGGAGTATAACTTTTCAGCCTCGTCAAATTTCCCTTTGCTAAGGTAGTAGTCTGCAAGCTGGACTTTAAGGAGATTTACAAATGGGTAATCTGGATATTTCTCAATAAATTTCTTTATCTGGGTTGCAACATCTGTATTTTTGGAATTTTTCATTTCAAGAAGTGTAAGCTGGTAAGCAGCATCTATAGCCTCAGGACTATCTGCGTATTTCTCAATAAACTGTCTGTATATTTCCCTTGCTTTTTCTGTGTCTCCTGCATTGTAATAGCTGTTTGCCATTCTGAGAATTGCCTGCTTTCCAAGCTTTGTATCTGGGTATCTATTGGCAAAGTTTTCAAACTCCTGTGCAGCTGTAAGGTAATCTCCTTGCAGGAAGTATGTGTATGCATATAGATAGCTTGCTTTTTGTGCTATCTCATCATCCCCTTGAGATAGCTCTTCCAGCACCTTTCTGGCCAGTTCAGGTTGTTGTTTTTTGATAAATATATATGCAATCAGAAGTTTACTTTTTCTGTCATTGATTTTCTGGGCTATCTGGAGGGCTTCATCAAGAAGGCCTGCATTGAAAGCAGAGATTGCTTTCAGGTAAGGGTCTTTAAACGCCTGATATGCCTTTTTATATTCTTTTTTAACAAAGAAATACCATCCCAGTAAATCCCTTGCATAATCCTCGTCATACTGGCTTATTTCTTTTACTACCTGCAGGTATTTTTTGTATTGTTTAAGCTGGAAGTATATATCAGCCAGATATTTTAATGCCAGCAGTTTTTTCTCAGGGTCAGTCAGTCCGTCTAATGCCTTTTCTATGTATTTTGCTGCTTCTTCAGGTCTGTTTAACTTTAGAAGGGCATAACCTGCATAAAGGTTAAACTCCGGCTGGTTTATTGATTTAAACATTAAAAATGCATATCTATATTTGCCTGAGTTGTAGGCTGTTATAGCAAGTTTTTTCTTTAGATATTCAACATATTTTCCACCTGTTAATGCAGATTTTTGTAGGAGGACAAATGCTGTTTCAAAATCTCCTTTATCAGCCAATATTTCTGCTATTTTGATATAAAGGTTTTGTGCAAGGGTTTTGTCCCTTGTCTCAAGAATACCTGCTTTTTCAAGGGCTGATTTGATATTCCCTTTTTTAAAATCTATTATTCCAAGGCCGTAAATCGCATAAGCTGCCATTGGGGTGGCAGTGCCGTATCCTTCAAGATATTTTTTGAAATAGCTTTCTGCCTTTGCATAATCTCCAAGATGCAGATATGAAAATCCTTTTATAAGGAGGATATGTCTCCAGTAATCAGGGGATTTAATTTCGTTTAATGTTTCAAGAGCTTTTTTGAACTGTTTGTTAGCAAAATATAAGTAACCTTTCATATATTTACAGTAATCTATAAATTCAACATCCAGATTTTCGCATTTAATATCTTTAATCAGATTGAATGCTTCTTTATATTTTTTGTCATGGGCAAATATTACCCCATGCCAGAATAGAAAGTTCTCGTCAGGAGTTTCGGCATTTTTAAGTAACTGTTCTGCTTCTTTTATTTTCCCGTAGTCCAGCAGTAGAATTGCTGCAGAAAGACAGGCTTTATCTCTGATTGGACTTGTTTCTTCTGTTTTACAGGTATTTTCAAACTGTTTTAGGGCTTTTTCTTTTTCACCAAGTTTGAAATACACAAGACCCAGCAAATATTTAGCTTCAGTTTTGAATTTTACATCAGGATATTTTTTCAGCAGTTTTATCAGTTTATCCCTTGCAGATAGGTATTTCCCGTTAAAAAAATCATCTATAGCATCTGCCATAAGGGCATTTTCTTCAGGAATACCCATAAAAGAGGATGGTTTTTCAAGGGGAATTGAAGGAGGTTCTGCATTATATGGAGGAATTGGTGAAAATTCTTCAACAAATAGCTGTGTTTCTATTTTCTGACCTATCTTTAGTTTGTCTGGTGGCTGTAAAGATGGTTTTTGTTCTATCTTCTCAACAGTTATCTCAACAGGAAATGTGACTTCCGGAACTTTTACCTGTGAACCAAAGGATAAACCAAAAGCAATTAAAAATATAAAAACAGCTATTCTTTTCATGTTTTTACCTCTAATGTGTTGATTGCTTCCTGTATATCATTTTTGATTTGCTTTTGAAGCTCCTGGATGTTGTTGAATTTTTTTTCTTCCCTGATAAATTTTTTGAAAAATATTTTTACTTCTTTTATATCTTTGCTTAATTTTTCGCCTATTATATGGGCTTCTATAAATGTTTTTTTTCCGTCAACAGTTGGCCTTGTCCCATAGTTTATAACTGCAGGATAAAGTTTGTGGTCAAATGATACATATCCCATATAAACACCTTTTTTCAGGCATAAATCAACATCTGGGATAATATTTATTGTGGGAAATCCTATTTTTTGTCCTAGTCTATCCCCTTGGATTACTTTGCCTTTTATACAATATGTTCTTCCTAAATATTTTTCTGCTTCGTCAACTTTACCTTCTTTAAGAAGTGTTCTTATTATTGTGCTACTTATTCTTGTGTCATTTATTTTTATAGGAGGAATTACTTCCACCTCAAAGCCTGCTTTTTTCCCGTATTCTGATGCAAATTCAATACAACCTTTTCCACCATAGCCGAAACGCCAGTCGTGGCCTACTATAATTTTTTTACATTTAAGATTTTTTGCTAAAAAGTCCAGGAATGCTTTTGCAGATTTTTTTGCATATTCAGGTGTAAAGTGGATTACATATACATAATCAATATTGTAATATTCAAGTAGTTCCAGTTTCGTGGTCAGGTCAGTTATACGACAAGGGGCTTTTTCTGGAGATAAAATTTTTTTAGGATGAGGTTCAAATGTGATTACAAGGGATTTTCTTCCGGTTTTCTGTGCTTCTTCTTTTGTTTTTTCCAGTAAATGAATATGTCCAATATGAAATCCGTCAAAGCTTCCTATTGTGCATACAGTTTCTTCTTTTAAGGGTAAATTCTGCTCTGTGAGAACTTTCATTCTTCCTCATTTAGAAATTTATTAGCTGCTTCTTGAATTACACTATAAGAAAATCCTCTATTCTTTAAAAATTTTACTACATCGTAAAATTTTTTTTGCTTTTTATATTTGTTCCTCAGCAAATTGAGTGCTGCTTCAAGTT includes the following:
- a CDS encoding tetratricopeptide repeat protein, whose translation is MKRIAVFIFLIAFGLSFGSQVKVPEVTFPVEITVEKIEQKPSLQPPDKLKIGQKIETQLFVEEFSPIPPYNAEPPSIPLEKPSSFMGIPEENALMADAIDDFFNGKYLSARDKLIKLLKKYPDVKFKTEAKYLLGLVYFKLGEKEKALKQFENTCKTEETSPIRDKACLSAAILLLDYGKIKEAEQLLKNAETPDENFLFWHGVIFAHDKKYKEAFNLIKDIKCENLDVEFIDYCKYMKGYLYFANKQFKKALETLNEIKSPDYWRHILLIKGFSYLHLGDYAKAESYFKKYLEGYGTATPMAAYAIYGLGIIDFKKGNIKSALEKAGILETRDKTLAQNLYIKIAEILADKGDFETAFVLLQKSALTGGKYVEYLKKKLAITAYNSGKYRYAFLMFKSINQPEFNLYAGYALLKLNRPEEAAKYIEKALDGLTDPEKKLLALKYLADIYFQLKQYKKYLQVVKEISQYDEDYARDLLGWYFFVKKEYKKAYQAFKDPYLKAISAFNAGLLDEALQIAQKINDRKSKLLIAYIFIKKQQPELARKVLEELSQGDDEIAQKASYLYAYTYFLQGDYLTAAQEFENFANRYPDTKLGKQAILRMANSYYNAGDTEKAREIYRQFIEKYADSPEAIDAAYQLTLLEMKNSKNTDVATQIKKFIEKYPDYPFVNLLKVQLADYYLSKGKFDEAEKLYSQIIEQDIKESDYALYKLGYLYYLKNDYPDAINTLKQYLEKYPQGEYALNVKSLLVKIYIKQKDLKKAIEVLKQMPDTDENRYQLAVLYYKLGDLTQAKSYFEDLYTRFPKYRNDIAYYLAKIQLKLGYPQLAKKYLEEAVNGSDYNHVAESYYLLGLIYQQEGNLEKALNNFVNVVYLYPEAKEFVIKARIKAAEIMKSKGHKQEAACMLKPLKKYNLNPPLQQKIKQLQEGLPQCR
- a CDS encoding bifunctional riboflavin kinase/FAD synthetase, with protein sequence MKVLTEQNLPLKEETVCTIGSFDGFHIGHIHLLEKTKEEAQKTGRKSLVITFEPHPKKILSPEKAPCRITDLTTKLELLEYYNIDYVYVIHFTPEYAKKSAKAFLDFLAKNLKCKKIIVGHDWRFGYGGKGCIEFASEYGKKAGFEVEVIPPIKINDTRISSTIIRTLLKEGKVDEAEKYLGRTYCIKGKVIQGDRLGQKIGFPTINIIPDVDLCLKKGVYMGYVSFDHKLYPAVINYGTRPTVDGKKTFIEAHIIGEKLSKDIKEVKIFFKKFIREEKKFNNIQELQKQIKNDIQEAINTLEVKT